The Nocardioides sp. S-1144 genome includes a region encoding these proteins:
- a CDS encoding Na+/H+ antiporter subunit A, whose protein sequence is MRWLGRRAFLVLALVPLVAVAWAVAQGPEVLDGGVLTETTRWIPSLGFGVDLTLDALRWLMVLIVAGVGVVVLAYCAWYFDDGAPGLVGFASNFAAFVGAMLGLVLSDNLLLLFVFWELTTISSFLLIGFNPTHRASRRAAIQALLVTTLGGLAMLVGMLLLGSEAGSFSLAEIVADPPSGTATTVAVWLVLVGALSKSAIVPFQFWLPGAMAAPTPVSAYLHAASMVKAGLLLVALLVPAFADVPGWRPVLLTLGVVTMISGGWRALRQIDVKLLLAHGTVSQLGFLLVVLAIGSRTAALAGTALVLAHALFKSTLFLTVGVVDKLTGTRDLHVLSGVGRRLPVLAVAAALAGASMAGLPPLVGFLGKETMWAALLELTHAGNPVGVAPWAGWLLLAGVLVGSSFTVAYTLRFLWGAFATKPGVPPTPVAGLPAPFAAGPVLLATLGLGLGFAGAALTSALDPYVVQLVAGDHEEYLALWHGLELPLLLTAATVAVGLALFAVRDGLCAFQQRVELPMSGGRVYRAILRDIDRLAVEVTGTVQRGSAAAYLAIILLVLVAGPGTALVLALLDGPDLRVVAWDGWGQPVVGLVMVVAAVMTVRSRRRLRAFILAGVTGYGCALLFVLHGAPDIALTQILVETVALVVVVLVLRRLPDYFTDRPLRPVRYARMALAGVIGAVVSGILVVAGSSRTTEAVSTRFAKAAYEFGYGRNVVNVTLVDIRAWDTFGEISVLVVAATGVASLIFLDTRSGGVRRLAEADPQTVETTGAPGATRVRRTWLPAPGTLSPDRRSIVFEVVTRLVFHSIMVFSVYLLVAGHNLPGGGFAAGMVAGLALMVRYLAGGRYELAEALPVDAGVIIGTGLFVAAVSGLGPVAFGGEVLQTADVYVDLPLLGELHLVSSVGFDIGVYLVVTGLVLDLLRTFGANLDRQILRAQREAESQEVDA, encoded by the coding sequence GTGCGGTGGCTGGGCCGTCGCGCCTTCCTGGTGCTCGCCCTGGTCCCGCTCGTCGCGGTGGCCTGGGCGGTCGCGCAGGGCCCCGAGGTGCTCGACGGCGGCGTCCTGACCGAGACGACGCGGTGGATCCCCTCCCTCGGGTTCGGGGTCGACCTGACCCTCGACGCGCTGCGCTGGCTGATGGTCCTCATCGTCGCCGGCGTCGGGGTGGTCGTGCTGGCCTACTGCGCCTGGTACTTCGACGACGGCGCCCCCGGCCTGGTCGGCTTCGCCAGCAACTTCGCGGCGTTCGTCGGCGCGATGCTCGGGCTGGTCCTCTCCGACAACCTGCTCCTGCTCTTCGTGTTCTGGGAGCTCACCACGATCTCCTCCTTCCTGTTGATCGGGTTCAACCCGACCCACCGGGCCAGCCGGCGGGCCGCCATCCAGGCACTGCTCGTCACCACGCTGGGTGGGCTGGCGATGCTGGTCGGGATGCTGCTGCTGGGCTCCGAGGCCGGCTCCTTCTCCCTCGCCGAGATCGTGGCCGACCCGCCGTCGGGCACCGCGACCACGGTGGCGGTCTGGCTGGTCCTGGTGGGTGCGCTGAGCAAGTCGGCGATCGTCCCGTTCCAGTTCTGGCTGCCCGGTGCGATGGCGGCGCCCACCCCGGTGAGCGCCTACCTGCACGCGGCCTCGATGGTGAAGGCGGGGCTGCTCCTCGTCGCGCTGCTCGTCCCGGCCTTCGCCGACGTACCCGGCTGGCGCCCGGTGCTGCTGACCCTCGGCGTCGTGACGATGATCTCCGGCGGCTGGCGCGCGCTGCGCCAGATCGACGTGAAGCTGCTGCTGGCGCACGGCACCGTCAGCCAGCTGGGCTTCCTGCTCGTCGTGCTGGCCATCGGCAGCCGCACCGCCGCCCTGGCCGGCACCGCGCTGGTGCTGGCGCACGCGCTGTTCAAGTCGACCCTGTTCCTCACCGTCGGCGTCGTCGACAAGCTCACCGGCACCCGCGACCTGCACGTCCTCAGCGGTGTCGGACGCCGCCTGCCGGTGCTCGCCGTCGCCGCCGCGCTGGCCGGCGCCTCGATGGCCGGGCTGCCGCCGCTCGTCGGCTTCCTCGGCAAGGAGACGATGTGGGCCGCGCTCCTTGAGCTCACCCACGCGGGCAACCCGGTCGGCGTCGCGCCGTGGGCCGGCTGGCTGCTGCTCGCCGGCGTCCTGGTCGGGTCGAGCTTCACCGTCGCCTACACCCTCCGCTTCCTGTGGGGCGCGTTCGCGACCAAGCCCGGCGTCCCCCCGACACCGGTCGCCGGGCTCCCCGCGCCGTTCGCGGCGGGGCCGGTGCTGCTCGCCACGCTCGGCCTCGGCCTCGGCTTCGCCGGTGCCGCGCTCACCTCGGCGCTCGACCCCTACGTCGTGCAGCTCGTCGCGGGCGACCACGAGGAGTACCTCGCGCTGTGGCACGGCCTCGAGCTGCCCCTGCTCCTGACCGCCGCCACCGTGGCCGTCGGCCTCGCCCTCTTCGCGGTGCGCGACGGGCTCTGCGCGTTCCAGCAGCGCGTCGAGCTGCCGATGTCCGGCGGGCGCGTGTACCGCGCGATCCTGCGCGACATCGACCGGCTGGCCGTCGAGGTCACCGGCACCGTGCAGCGCGGCTCGGCGGCGGCCTACCTCGCGATCATCCTGCTGGTGCTCGTGGCCGGCCCCGGGACCGCGCTCGTGCTCGCCCTCCTCGACGGGCCCGACCTGCGCGTGGTCGCCTGGGACGGCTGGGGCCAGCCCGTCGTGGGCCTGGTGATGGTCGTGGCGGCGGTGATGACGGTGCGCTCGCGCCGGCGGCTGCGCGCGTTCATCCTCGCCGGCGTGACCGGCTACGGGTGCGCGCTGCTGTTCGTCCTGCACGGCGCCCCCGACATCGCGCTCACCCAGATCCTGGTCGAGACCGTCGCGCTGGTGGTCGTCGTCCTCGTGCTGCGGCGGCTGCCCGACTACTTCACCGACCGGCCGCTGCGGCCGGTCCGCTACGCGCGGATGGCCCTGGCCGGCGTCATCGGCGCCGTCGTGTCGGGGATCCTCGTCGTCGCCGGCAGCTCACGCACCACCGAGGCCGTCTCGACGCGGTTCGCCAAGGCCGCCTACGAGTTCGGCTACGGCCGCAACGTCGTCAACGTGACCCTGGTCGACATCCGGGCGTGGGACACCTTCGGGGAGATCTCGGTGCTCGTCGTCGCCGCCACCGGCGTCGCGAGCCTGATCTTCCTCGACACCCGCAGCGGCGGCGTCCGACGCCTGGCCGAGGCAGACCCGCAGACCGTCGAGACGACCGGTGCGCCCGGCGCGACCCGGGTGCGCCGCACCTGGCTGCCGGCCCCCGGCACGCTGAGCCCCGACCGTCGCTCGATCGTCTTCGAGGTCGTGACCCGGCTGGTCTTCCACAGCATCATGGTCTTCTCGGTCTACCTGCTCGTCGCCGGGCACAACCTGCCCGGGGGCGGGTTCGCGGCCGGCATGGTCGCCGGCCTCGCGCTGATGGTGCGCTACCTCGCCGGCGGCCGCTACGAGCTCGCCGAGGCGCTGCCCGTCGACGCCGGCGTCATCATCGGCACCGGCCTCTTCGTCGCCGCCGTCTCGGGCCTCGGCCCGGTCGCCTTCGGGGGCGAGGTGCTGCAGACCGCCGACGTCTACGTGGACCTGCCGCTGCTCGGCGAGCTGCACCTGGTCTCGTCGGTCGGCTTCGACATCGGCGTCTACCTCGTCGTGACGGGGCTGGTGCTCGACCTGCTGCGCACCTTCGGCGCCAACCTCGACCGCCAGATCCTCCGCGCCCAGCGCGAGGCCGAGAGCCAGGAGGTGGACGCCTGA